A genomic segment from Barrientosiimonas humi encodes:
- a CDS encoding peptidylprolyl isomerase, translated as MKATLHTNKGPITVTLFPDQAPKTVENFVGLATGQKEYRDDAGRTNPTPFYDGLGFHRIIPGFMIQGGCPLGQGTGGPGYEFDDEISPDLNFSAPYMLAMANAGKRGGRGTNGSQFFITVGPTTWLQGKHTIFGEVTDQAGRDVVDAIAGVQTGAQDRPVDPVVIERVTIDEE; from the coding sequence ATGAAGGCGACGCTGCACACGAACAAGGGCCCGATCACCGTCACGCTCTTCCCCGACCAGGCACCCAAGACCGTCGAGAACTTCGTCGGCCTGGCCACCGGCCAGAAGGAGTACCGCGACGACGCCGGCCGCACCAACCCGACCCCGTTCTACGACGGGCTCGGCTTCCACCGCATCATCCCCGGCTTCATGATCCAGGGCGGCTGCCCGCTCGGCCAGGGCACCGGCGGCCCGGGCTACGAGTTCGACGACGAGATCTCCCCCGACCTGAACTTCTCCGCGCCCTACATGCTCGCCATGGCCAACGCCGGCAAGCGCGGCGGCCGCGGCACCAACGGCTCGCAGTTCTTCATCACCGTGGGCCCGACCACCTGGCTGCAGGGCAAGCACACGATCTTCGGCGAGGTCACCGACCAGGCCGGCCGCGACGTGGTCGACGCCATCGCCGGCGTGCAGACCGGCGCGCAGGACCGCCCGGTCGACCCGGTGGTCATCGAGCGCGTGACCATCGACGAGGAGTAG